In one Colletotrichum destructivum chromosome 2, complete sequence genomic region, the following are encoded:
- a CDS encoding Putative chromatin-remodelling complex, RSC SWI/SNF subunit Rsc7/Swp82, with the protein MSGRRSRSGRAAAKRASAALQSTPRVFEGIDDEEPVAEAVESEPEHEAQPEEEDDEEEKPNESGEEEGGEEDGEEEEEEPANEEAEDSEPSAKEPTPPTEPVIRRKRLGRPPKNKPPGWDNMITVPASEADTPRRRGRGGWRGRGGRRPAPGQAPPKLKQVIDKEGTEVDIVDDECVLPEDPEGETKVDKLGNLQGGRQYRCRTFTVKDRSERQYMLSTEPARCVGFRDSYLFFNKHPKLYKIIVSDEEKMDMIERNIIPHSYKGRAIGIVTARSVFVEFGARIIVGGRTIIDDYRVADMRASGVAEGDIADPSDVFDPSQPYNTNQYVAWFGASAVYHTNQAPATSDPLAGLTEVKKKRVNVNDTNWQLEHARAASEFNSRINAIRMATLRHGAYDIHTNMMQQPVNMQPTRARVEAVTPGTVSEPNSAFPTVPSAVQRNFNVVDIVYETPRVGVQSAGRRPAEVPDFLKPFNGILAIGEDIKSMLPSECRESLERHQADQREFESRFGDEKDKMARGRLIIDKSVEELTKRHGWKGTSNCRFESAFTSRGCNFCGRNIRECGHGVDLTPEFYEAFSVKPEDPSTMTLKTEPPQGRNTRQESSQGKFGTDVGGLAKMANPDMPRAVFCQEDGIVVRPEFYGNTVILGCP; encoded by the exons ATGTCTGGACGTCGTTCTCGGTCGGGCAGGGCTGCCGCTAAGCGCGCCTCTGCTGCGCTCC AGAGCACTCCCAGAGTTTTCGAAGGCATCGATGACGAAGAGCCCGTCGCCGAAGCTGTCGAATCCGAGCCCGAGCACGAGGCGCAgcccgaagaagaagatgacgaagaagagaagcCTAACGAATCGGGTGAGGAAGAAGGTGGCGAAGAGGatggtgaagaagaagaagaagagcctGCGAACGAAGAGGCTGAAGACTCCGAACCGTCGGCCAAAGAACCGACTCCTCCCACCGAGCCCGTTATCCGTAGGAAGCGACTCGGCCGCCCCCCCAAGAACAAGCCTCCCGGCTGGGACAACATGATTACCGTGCCCGCTTCCGAAGCCGATACTCCGCGAAGGAGAGGTCGTGGTGGATGGCGcggtcgaggcggccgccgaccGGCCCCCGGTCAGGCGCCTCCGAAGCTCAAGCAGGTCATCGACAAGGAGGGTACCGAagtcgacatcgtcgacgacgagtgTGTCCTGCCCGAGGACCCCGAAGGCGAGACAaaggtcgacaagctcggcaACCTGCAGGGGGGCCGCCAGTACCGTTGCAGAACGTTCACCGTCAAGGATCGCTCTGAACGCCAGTACATGTTGTCGACGGAGCCTGCGCGATGCGTTGGTTTCCGCGACAGCtacctcttcttcaacaagCACCCGAAGCTCTACAAGATCATCGTGAGCGACGAAGAAAAGATGGACATGATCGAGCGGAATATCATTCCCCACTCGTACAAGGGCCGTGCCATAGGAATCGTCACGGCGCGCTCCGTCTTTGTCGAGTTCGGCGCGAGGATCATCGTTGGCGGCCGGACTATCATCGACGACTACCGCGTTGCCGACATGCGCGCGTCTGGTGTTGCTGAGGGAGACATCGCGGACCCCTcggacgtcttcgacccCAGCCAGCCGTACAACACCAACCAGTACGTTGCGTGGTTCGGCGCCAGTGCTGTGTACCACACCAACCAAGCGCCGGCCACGTCAGACCCTCTTGCTGGTTTGACTGAGGTCAAGAAGAAGCGTGTCAACGTGAACGATACCAATTGGCAGCTGGAGCACGCCCGTGCCGCTAG CGAGTTCAACAGCCGCATCAACGCCATCCGTATGGCGACGCTGCGCCATGGCGCCTACGATATCCACACAAACATGATGCAGCAACCGGTCAACATGCAACCAACGCGCGCAAGGGTCGAGGCCGTTACTCCTGGCACCGTCAGCGAACCCAACAGCGCCTTTCCGACTGTCCCATCGGCAGTCCAGCGCAACTTCAACGTTGTAGACATCGTTTACGAGACGCCGCGCGTGGGCGTCCAGTCTGCCggacgccggccggccgaggtTCCCGACTTTTTGAAGCCGTTCAACGGCATCCTGGCCATCGGCGAAGACATCAAGTCCATGTTGCCGTCCGAGTGTCGCGAGTCGCTCGAGAGGCACCAGGCCGACCAGCGGGAATTTGAGTCGCGcttcggcgacgagaaggacaagaTGGCGCGAGGCAGGCTAATCATCGACAAGTCTGTT GAAGAGCTTACCAAGCGGCACGGCTGGAAAGGCACCTCCAACTGCCGCTTCGAGTCGGCGTTCACCTCCCGCGGCTGCAACTTTTGCGGCCGCAACATTCGCGAGTGCGGGCACGGCGTGGACCTCACACCCGAGTTTTACGAGGCGTTCAGCGTCAAGCCCGAGGACCCTTCGACCATGACGCTCAAGACGGAGCCGCCTCAGGGAAGAAATACCAGACAAGAATCTTCTCAGGGGAAATTTGGGACGGACGTCGGTGGACTAGCGAAGATGGCGAATCCTGATATGCCTCGGGCGGTGTTTTGCCAGGAGGACGGGATCGTTGTCCGGCCCGAGTTCTACGGCAACACCGTGATTCTGGGTTGTCCGTAG
- a CDS encoding Putative Zinc finger, PHD-type, Zinc finger, FYVE/PHD-type, Zinc finger, RING/FYVE/PHD-type — protein sequence MSYGLDLTMFGPLAPEATATDQDAMNENMLVNNETEAQGEGIPPTSTHFTAQYAQMDAVGPSQPSLTPAEAAPAGVQPASLEREEPRSPTSAPTSAPSSAPTSAPSSAPTSATTSAPSSYKRQFSPATSRYILSRLHHGSDRKLSSSAPNARKDEPPAPSKTSDERALHCPVDLSTLPQTLHLPDTTHTASSIIALSQPPSAGAKRKRAVGDEGARMSSNLPAYSEPEILRRPMPRPPLKRKRAKGDGNGHPMCTNCKRTSYTSANRIVLCSCGEAWHQLCHNPEISDEVAADLRRFQCRTCEVEEKEHAKYQRQLALYREAKQEQAEWKKQHNDIERRREKRLATLPKFPKAEIVGFEAGNASPAERREYFGDLMQSDLVNLLIFSNELQPGLLADVLVSISKKHPELPIFGSPNWAQPKVPQQEAQRPRQNNPARPKASKQRSKTGGVRKILKTAPAEAADPAANEADDDDALPESWPKAGHGLYAKLKPEKEDPFLFDDNDEEAFSHFMVDPRGKQIMEPLVG from the exons ATGTCCTACGGCCTCGATCTCACCATGTTCGGGCCACTGGCgcccgaggcgacggcgacagaCCAGGATGCGATGAATGAGAATATGCTAGTCAATAATGAGACCGAAGCCCAAGGGGAAGGCATCCCTCCAACGTCGACTCATTTTACAGCCCAGTATGCGCAAATGGACGCGGTAGGCCCCAGTCAACCGTCACTCACGCCCGCGGAGGCCGCCCCTGCAGGAGTTCAGCCTGCTTCACTTGAGCGTGAAGAGCCACGTTCGCCGACTTCTGCGCCGACTTCTGCACCGTCTTCTGCGCCGACTTCTGCACCGTCTTCTGCGCCGACTTCTGCGACAACTTCTGCGCCATCTTCATACAAGCGCCAATTCTCTCCTGCCACCTCTCGGTACATCCTGAGCCGTCTCCACCATGGAAGTGACAGAAAGCTGTCCTCATCAGCACCTAACGCACGGAAAGACGAGCCTCCTGCACCTTCAAAGACTAGCGACGAACGTGCTCTGCACTGTCCCGTGGACTTGTCTACCCTGCCCCAGACGTTGCACTTGCCTGATACCACGCACACGGCTTCCTCAATAATCGCACTGAGCCAACCGCCCTCCGCCGGAGCAAAGCGGAAGCGAGCAGTAGGGGACGAAGGCGCACGGATGTCGTCGAATCTTCCCGCCTACTCGGAACCCGAGATTCTCAGGCGGCCAATGCCCAGGCCGCCTTTGAAGAGGAAGCGGGCCAAGGGTGACGGCAACGGCCACCCGATGTGCACGAACTGCAAGCGCACTTCTTACACCTCCGCCAACCGCATCGTCCTCTGCTCTTGCGGCGAGGCCTGGCACCAACTCTGCCACAACCCTGAGATCTCGGACgaagtcgccgccgacctgcgTCGGTTCCAGTGCCGCACCTgcgaggtcgaggaaaaGGAGCATGCCAAGTACCAGCGCCAGCTTGCCCTGTATCGTGAGGCGAAACAGGAGCAGGCGGAGTGGAAGAAGCAGCACAACGACATTGAGCGGAGACGGGAGAAGCGCCTCGCTACGCTACCCAAGTTCCCCAAGGCGGAGATCGTCGGCTTTGAGGCGGGCAACGCGAGTCCTGCGGAG AGACGAGAGTATTTTGGGGATCTGATGCAGAGTGACCTAGTCAACTTGCTCATTTTCAGCAATGAACTCCAGCCGGGTCTCCTCGCAGACGTACTCGTTTCCATCTCCAAAAAGCATCCAGAACTTCCCATCTTTGGGTCCCCCAACTGGGCGCAGCCGAAAGTC CCCCAACAAGAAGCTCAACGTCCCCGCCAAAACAACCCGGCGCGTCCCAAGGCCAGTAAGCAGCGCTCTAAGACGGGCGGCGTGCGCAAGATCCTGAAGACGGCACCGGCAGAGGCCGCCGACCCGGCAGCTAacgaggcggacgacgacgacgcgctACCCGAGTCGTGGCCCAAGGCCGGCCACGGCCTTTACGCGAAACTGAAgcccgagaaggaggaccCGTTCCTCTTCGACGACAATGACGAGGAGGCGTTTAGCCACTTCATGGTTGATCCACGAGGGAAGCAGATCATGGAGCCGCTGGTAGGTTAG
- a CDS encoding Putative CoA-transferase family III, with product MPRPTRRHPRQPDRGETGVGAGEPSGVLDDTGTVLQHHFPASTATSRQKPTMGNPSIGVPFRIASRAARCRALPSRLTSAGRRYYSSVPSSKLPLDGYRVLDMTRVLAGPYCTQILGDLGAEVIKVEHPVRGDDTRAWGPPYAAYKAGSSKEGPGESAYFLAVNRNKKSLGLNFQHPDGTEILHGLVSKCDILVENYLPGTLKKYGMDYETLRAINPGLIYASITGYGQTGPYSDRAGYDVMVEAEFGLMHITGSRDGEPVKVGVAVTDLTTGLYTSNSIMAALLARARTGKGQHIDVALSDCQTATLANIASSCLISGKKDSGRWGTAHPSIVPYKSFKTKDGDILFGGGNDRLYGILCEGLGRPEWRDDAKYRTNAQRVANRVELEALIEAVTVTRTTAEWLAVFEGRGMPYAAVNDVQGALGHEHTLARGMVVEMEHGECGPIRMVNTPVKYSDSEPRIRTAPPTLGQHTSEVLEEHLGLSEERIRSLKGSGVLG from the exons ATGCCGAGGCCTACCCGACGGCATCCCCGCCAACCGGACCGGGGCGAGACCGGGGTCGGAGCTGGGGAGCCAAGTGGCGTCCTCGATGATACCGGAACCGTGCTCCAACATCACTTTCCCGCATCGACCGCCACCAGTCGTCAGAAGCCGACCATGGGCAATCCATCAATTGGGGTACCGTTCCGGATAGCCTCGCGCGCTGCGCGGTGCCGTGCGCTGCCGTCTCGTCTCACGAGCGCAGGGCGGCGCTATTACTCGTCGGTGCCGAGCAGCAAATTGCCGCTTGATGGGTATCGAGTGCTGGACATGACGAGAGTCTTGGCCGGG CCGTACTGCACCCAAATCCTGGGAGACCTTGG CGCCGAGGTGATCAAGGTCGAGCATCCCGTACGGGGTGACGACACCCGGGCTTGGGGCCCGCCTTACGCGGCCTACAAAGCCGGCTCGTCTAAAGAGGGACCCGGCGAGTCCGCCTACTTCCTGGCCGTCAACCGCAACAAAAAGTCGCTGGGGCTGAACTTCCAGCACCCGGACGGCACCGAGATCCTCCACGGGCTCGTGTCCAAGTgcgacatcctcgtcgagaacTACCTCCCGGGGACCCTGAAGAAGTACGGGATGGACTACGAGACCCTGCGCGCCATCAACCCGGGGCTCATCTACGCCTCCATCACAGGCTACGGCCAGACGGGCCCGTACTCGGACCGCGCCGGCTACGACGTCatggtcgaggccgagttcgGCCTCATGCACATCACGGGCagccgcgacggcgagcccgtcaaggtcggggtCGCCGTGACGGACCTGACTACGGGGCTGTACACGAGCAACAGCATCATGGCCGCCCTGCTGGCGCGGGCGAGGACCGGGAAAGGTCAGCACATCGACGTGGCGTTGAGCGACTGCCAGACGGCGACGCTGGCCAATATTGCCAGCAGCTGCTTGATCAGCGGCAAGAAGGACTCGGGACGGTGGGGCACCGCGCATC CGTCGATCGTGCCGTATAAGTCCTTCAAGACCAAAGACGGCGACAtcctcttcggcggcggcaacgaccGGCTCTACGGGATCCTCTGCGAGGGCCTCGGGCGGCCGGAGTGGAGGGACGACGCCAAGTACCGGACCAACGCGCAGCGGGTGGCCAACCgggtcgagctcgaggcgctgATCGAGGCGGTCacggtgacgaggacgacggcggagtGGCTGGCGGTGTTCGAGGGCCGGGGCATGCCGTACGCGGCGGTGAACGACGTGCAGGGCGCGCTGGGCCACGAGCACACGCTGGCGAGGGGCATGGTGGTGGAGATGGAGCACGGGGAGTGCGGGCCGATCAGGATGGTCAACACGCCGGTCAAGTACTCGGACAGCGAGCCGAGGATccggacggcgccgccgacgctggGGCAGCACACGAGCGAGGTGCTGGAGGAGCATCTGGGGCTGTCGGAGGAGCGCATCAGGTCGTTGAAGGGCAGCGGGGTGCTGGGTTAG
- a CDS encoding Putative transcription factor TFIIB, Zinc finger, TFIIB-type, Cyclin-like domain-containing protein, giving the protein MPKMLGPNGAATDENGNPEGFRDDLNMVVMCPDCKEYPPHLVEEFSSGDMVCGSCGLVVGERIIDTRSEWRTFANDDQGNDDPSRVGDAVNPLLNGSQLETTIAFGDGRDSKQLARLQNKSQNDKASKSLMQAYKEIGAFCDSINLGKNVSDAAKHIFKLTYDHNFMKGKPQEAVIAGCIFIACRQTGVGRTFREIFQVTHVSKKEIGRVFKQLESFLQKIKEENPRGAGSLSNLDGYKASASTSAEDLCTRFCSNLNFRNAQKIENVSRALARKTSSVSELAGRSPLSVAAACIYMASHLMKEVRTSKEIASVAGVSDGTIKTAYRFLYQARDRLIEKEWGADQKAIDGLPIN; this is encoded by the coding sequence ATGCCCAAGATGCTCGGCCCCAACGGTGCCGCAACGGACGAGAATGGAAATCCCGAGGGATTTAGGGACGACCTCAACATGGTAGTCATGTGTCCCGACTGCAAGGAGTACCCGCCTCACCTGGTTGAGGAGTTCTCCTCGGGCGATATGGTCTGCGGCTCCTGCGGCCTTGTCGTCGGTGAGCGCATTATCGACACTCGCTCCGAATGGCGTACCTTTGCCAACGACGACCAGGGCAACGACGACCCTTCTCGTGTCGGTGACGCCGTCAACCCCTTGCTCAACGGCTCTCAACTCGAGACGACCATCGCCTTTGGCGACGGCAGAGACTCGAAGCAGCTTGCCCGGCTGCAGAACAAGTCGCAGAACGACAAGGCTAGCAAGTCTCTCATGCAGGCCTACAAGGAGATTGGCGCCTTCTGCGACAGTATCAACCTTGGCAAGAACGTCTCGGACGCCGCCAAGCACATCTTCAAGCTCACGTACGATCACAACTTCATGAAGGGCAAGCCTCAGGAGGCTGTCATCGCAGGCTGCATCTTCATCGCCTGCCGTCAGACGGGTGTTGGTCGTACCTTCCGGGAGATCTTCCAGGTCACGCACGTATCCAAGAAGGAGATTGGCAGAGTATTCAAGCAGCTCGAGTCCTTTTTGCAGaagatcaaggaggagaaCCCACGTGGTGCGGGTTCCCTGTCTAACCTGGACGGCTACAAGGCCAGtgcgtcgacgagcgccgaggacctctGTACCCGCTTCTGTTCGAACCTCAACTTCCGTAATGCGCAAAAGATCGAGAACGTGTCGCGAGCGCTTGCGCGGAAGACGTCGAGCGTCTCGGAGTTGGCTGGACGCTCGCCGCTGTCGGTGGCGGCCGCCTGTATCTACATGGCGTCTCATCTCATGAAGGAGGTGAGAACTTCCAAAGAGATCGCCTCCGTAGCCGGTGTCAGCGACGGCACCATCAAGACGGCCTATCGGTTCTTGTATCAGGCCCGCGACAGGCTGATCGAGAAGGAGTGGGGTGCTGACCAGAAGGCGATCGACGGCCTTCCGATTAACTAG
- a CDS encoding Putative citrate transporter-like domain-containing protein translates to MDISTETSQIKEWRSIVTLIVFFLANVAVLFPFKVPLPVPVWAVHKTLDSLSALRIIPPREKDYHDAPQDGDQIPRRRRFVPLQFPVNSVTAPLIADLFLLAILAIGRKEVHDGTIGENGIFPIDIMIFFITLAYIAISIDASGLIRYLALKVLQWGGEVGHRLFFYLYAFFFCLGSFIGNDPIILSGTAFLAYMTRVSTNIKHPKAWIFTQFAIANISSAILVSSNPTNLVLAGAFQIKFIEYTANMVVPVVITAIILFPFLLYVVFANEGLIPYSIKMREAPNQTKSKPVNPNIPSAKGSAREESITQDNTEQLIEEIMNPWLDKGGAAFGAVVMSATLVTVLAINAASVKTKNDEHFQVFWVTLPAAFIMLCWDLGFGWLRRDETRAIARGARDEGDRPRAGHLDLEHGDGGRRQSDTEMATMTSALPSQHWPRIHVDSAKHTNDTGKVRVTDDEASPVCRDLSMEMPNSSGPPVVTLTPADQVSEGSGTDTTEPSPQLASSTSTTVTDAAQLDGGKPSTTTTTSAREACHEMSLPAVSDPSPQGVLASSSTGLTDDEKRGEDLDEGRSRGHKGSHRDLTQPRSTLLSRYREGHRWMQMTFPTVMAVISHLPFALVPFAFAMFVLVQALVTKGWVPVFAYGWDHWVEKTGTIGAIGGMGFLSVILCNFAGTNIGTTILLSRVIQAWQQIHRENGVAISDRTFWGTVYSMALGVNYGAFSTAFSASLAGLLWRDILERKHIHIRRMEFARENVPIITIAMIVGCTVLVGEIYIIRKDAPYHL, encoded by the exons ATGGATATAAGTACCGAGACCAGCCAGATCAAGGAGTGGAGATCCATCGTCACactcatcgtcttcttcctcgcaA ACGTTGCCGTGCTGTTCCCCTTCAAGGTCCCATTGCCCGTTCCCGTGTGGGCTGTTCACAAGACCTTGGACAGTCTGAGCGCGCTGAGAATCATCCCTCCGAGGGAAAAGGACTATCACGATGCGCCTCAGGATGGTGATCAGATCCCTAGGAGAAGGCGCTTTGTGCCGCTCCAGTTCCCCGTGAACTCGGTCACGGCGCCCTTGATCGCCGACCTgttcctcctcgccatcctggcCATCGGCAGGAAAGAAGTCCATGACGGCACCATCGGAGAAAACGGCATCTTCCCCATCGATATCATGatcttcttcatcacctTGGCATACATTGCCATCTCGATCGACGCTTCGGGCCTCATTCGCTACCTGGCTTTAAAGGTGCTCCAGTGGGGAGGAGAAGTCGGCCACAGGCTGTTCTTCTACCTGTACGcattcttcttctgcctcggGAGCTTCATCGGCAACGACCCTATCATCCTCTCCGGCACCGCCTTCCTCGCCTACATGACTAGGGTCTCAACCAACATCAAGCATCCAAAGGCCTGGATCTTCACACAGTTTGCCATCGCCAACATCTCGtccgccatcctcgtctccTCCAACCCTACCAACCTCGTCCTGGCCGGCGCCTTCCAGATCAAGTTCATCGAGTACACGGCCAACATGGTCGTCCCTGTCGTCATCACGGCCATTATCCTGTTTCCCTTCCTGCTgtacgtcgtcttcgccaacGAAGGGCTCATCCCCTACTCCATCAAGATGCGCGAGGCACCGAATCAGACGAAATCAAAACCCGTCAACCCCAACATCCCGAGCGCCAAGGGTAGCGCGAGAGAGGAGAGCATCACGCAGGATAATACGGAGCAGCTCATTGAAGAGATCATGAACCCCTGGCTCGATaagggcggcgccgcctttggcgccgtcgtcatgtcGGCCACGCTCGTCACCGTACTggccatcaacgccgccagcgTCAAGACCAAGAACGACGAGCACTTCCAGGTCTTTTGGGTGACGTTACCGGCCGCCTTTATCATGCTCTGCTGGGACCTTGGGTTCGGATGGCTGCGTCGGGATGAGACGCGGGCGATTGCAAGAGGGGCCCGCGACGAAGGAGACAGGCCCAGAGCTGGGCATCTCGACCTTGAGCACGGCGATGGGGGGAGAAGGCAGTCGGATACGGAaatggcgacgatgacgtcTGCCTTGCCGTCGCAGCACTGGCCGCGAATCCATGTCGATTCCGCAAAGCACACCAACGACACAGGAAAGGTCCGAGTCACAGACGACGAAGCATCGCCCGTCTGCCGCGATTTAAGCATGGAGATGCCCAATTCGAGCGGCCCGCCTGTCGTCACCCTTACCCCAGCGGACCAGGTCTCGGAGGGCAGCGGCACCGACACTACCGAACCCAGCCCGCAgctggcctcgtcgacgtcgacgacggtgacggacGCAGCACAGTTGGACGGCGGGAAACCCtccacgaccaccaccaccagcgcGCGCGAAGCATGCCACGAGATGTCGCTCCCCGCAGTCTCGGACCCCTCGCCGCAGGGAGTGCTGGCATCATCGTCTACGGGACTAACGGATGACGAGAAGCgcggcgaggacctcgatGAGGGTCGCTCGCGCGGTCACAAGGGATCACACAGAGACCTCACGCAGCCGCGGTCGACGCTTCTGTCGCGTTACCGCGAAGGGCATCGCTGGATGCAGATGACGTTCCCTACCGTCATGGCAGTGATCTCGCATCTCCCGTTCGCGCTTGTACCCTTCGCTTTCGCCATGTTTGTCTTGGTACAGGCGCTGGTTACCAAGGGTTGGGTTCCGGTATTTGCGTACGGGTGGGACCACTGGGTCGAGAAGACGGGCACCATCGGCGCCATAGGCGGCATGGGCTTCCTGTCCGTGATACTTTGCAAT TTCGCGGGCACCAACATCGGCACCACCATCCTCCTGTCCCGTGTGATACAGGCGTGGCAGCAGATCCACCGGGAGAACGGCGTGGCCATCAGCGACCGGACATTCTGGGGCACGGTGTACAGCATGGCGCTGGGGGTCAACTACGGCGCGTTCAGCACCGCCTTCAGCGCGTCGCTGGCGGGCCTACTGTGGCGCGACATCCTCGAGCGGAAGCACATCCACATCCGGAGGATGGAGTTTGCGAGGGAAAATGTGCCCATCATCACGATCGCCATGATCGTCGGCTGTACCGTTCTTGTGGGGGAGATATATATCATAAGAAAAGACGCGCCGTATCACTTGTGA